ACCGCGGGCGGATGGACCGATGCCGCGAAATCGCCGATACGCGTGATCATCTGGTCGAAGAACGCGGCGGGATCGGTCCTCACCGCGATGTCGGCGTTGAGCCGCCGTCCCCACAGCCCGGACCAATCTGCCACCGTCGCACCCCGGGTGATGGTTCCCGCGAGTTCGACATCGACGGTGGCCGGACGCAGCACCGCGATGGCCGGGTCCAATGCCACCGCCGCGGCGAACGGGTCGTGCATATGCGCCAGATAGCCCTGACCGTGCTGCTGGTGGAATTCGAAATAGAACCGCACCGCGTCGATGAGGAAGCGCACGATCGGATTCGCCGCTCGCGACCGCAGGCCAAGGGGGTCGTCCGGGGCGGGAATCGAGTCCGCTCCGGCGCCGGCGCGCTGGGCGATGCGCCGTAGATGCCCGGGCGTCATCTCGATCGTCTCGGTGATGTCGAGCGCGCACACGATCGGCCGGCGATCGGCCGGCGCGGCGGAGAACGCGTCGAAGACCACCTTCGCGGCCTCCGGGTCCACGTGGACATTCCACTCGTTCGTCGGCGTGGTGTTGCCCGGGTGCTGGAACGCTCCGCCCATGATCACCAGCCGCCGAAGCAATTGCGGCAGATCGGGTTCGAGCTCCACAGCCAGCGCGAGGTTGGTCAGCGGTCCGGTGCACAGGCCCAGGACCGTGCCGGGCGCGGAGTGCGCGATATCCACCCAGAGCTGCGCCGCCGAACGAGACGACAGGGCGCGGGTGGAGGGTGGCAGTTCGGCATAACCGATTCCGTGCGGCCCGTGCGTGTCCTCGGTGGTCCGCAACGGAATCGCCAGTGGTTGCGCGGCGCCCAATGCCACCTCGATGTCGGGTGCCCGGCACAGATCCAGCAGCGCCAGATTGTTGGCGGCCACCTGTTCGGCGGCGACGTTACCGGCCGTCGATGCGATTGCGGCGATATCTGCTCGCGGGTCCGCCAGCAGATACAGCAGTGCCAGCGCATCGTCGATTCCGGTATCGACGTCGAGCATGATCGTCTGCCGCACGATAGGAGACTATCGACCGGCGATCGGCCCGATTCCCTGGCCCCGCCGCCGTGGTCTCCGGTGCGCACCCGCCGGCCGAGAGTGGCGGCCGATCGGCACAGCTTGGCATTCTATCGGTGGTCGGCCATCGGACGGTCCGGTCACAGTGGACGCATGAGCAATCACTCGGCCCCGGCCGCCGGAACCGAACATCGCACGTCGATGCGAGCCGTTGTCTGTGTCCGGGCGGGTGGCCCGGAGGTGCTGGAACCGCGTGAGCTGCCGGTGCCGGCCGTTCGGGCGGGCTGGAGTCTCGTGCGAGTGCGGGGTGCGGGCTTGAATCGGTCGGAGTTGCGGACCAGGCAGGGCCATTCGCCGAACGTGCGATTCCCGCGTGTGCTCGGGATCGAATGCGTCGGAACGATTGTGGAGTCCAGCGCTCCCGGCGCCCTGCCGCTGGGAGCGACGGTCGCGGCGGTCATGGGCGAGATGGGCCGCGAGTTCGACGGCGG
The genomic region above belongs to Nocardia spumae and contains:
- a CDS encoding nucleoside hydrolase, producing the protein MLDVDTGIDDALALLYLLADPRADIAAIASTAGNVAAEQVAANNLALLDLCRAPDIEVALGAAQPLAIPLRTTEDTHGPHGIGYAELPPSTRALSSRSAAQLWVDIAHSAPGTVLGLCTGPLTNLALAVELEPDLPQLLRRLVIMGGAFQHPGNTTPTNEWNVHVDPEAAKVVFDAFSAAPADRRPIVCALDITETIEMTPGHLRRIAQRAGAGADSIPAPDDPLGLRSRAANPIVRFLIDAVRFYFEFHQQHGQGYLAHMHDPFAAAVALDPAIAVLRPATVDVELAGTITRGATVADWSGLWGRRLNADIAVRTDPAAFFDQMITRIGDFAASVHPPAVQEVR